In Jeotgalibaca arthritidis, a single genomic region encodes these proteins:
- a CDS encoding prephenate dehydratase — MKIGYQGVPGSYSETALQEYKQAHQLQDATAIGYSSFKALIDEIEDGHLDLIVIPVENSTTGLIARTVDLLRYRSLVAIDENYQSIQHYLWGLETSEINTITEAYSHPEALSQCDTFFANHPHITAKAYEDTAKSAQFIAEEGSIHQAALASKRAGELYGLKQLAASVQTESMNTTRFYIMAPNEKVTLKGDILSLYIETKHESGALAKLLQVFTLFDCNMESLNARPIAGKPFAYGFFMEVDVSKSTVPFELLWQTLEQVSEHLQVLGRFDSALTNKKG; from the coding sequence ATGAAAATTGGTTATCAAGGTGTTCCGGGATCTTATAGTGAAACAGCCTTACAAGAATATAAACAAGCACATCAATTGCAAGATGCGACAGCGATTGGTTATTCATCTTTTAAAGCATTAATCGATGAGATAGAAGACGGCCATCTTGATTTAATCGTCATACCAGTCGAAAATTCGACGACAGGCCTTATCGCTCGAACGGTTGATTTGTTACGTTATCGGTCTCTAGTAGCAATTGACGAAAATTATCAATCCATCCAGCACTATTTATGGGGGCTAGAGACTAGCGAGATTAACACCATTACAGAAGCTTATTCGCATCCAGAAGCCCTATCTCAGTGCGATACCTTTTTCGCTAATCATCCGCATATCACAGCTAAAGCTTATGAAGATACAGCTAAATCTGCCCAGTTTATAGCGGAAGAAGGTAGTATTCACCAAGCCGCCTTAGCAAGTAAACGAGCGGGTGAACTCTATGGCTTAAAGCAACTAGCAGCTAGTGTTCAAACAGAATCCATGAATACCACTCGTTTTTATATTATGGCTCCGAATGAAAAAGTCACCCTAAAAGGCGACATTTTATCGCTTTACATTGAGACCAAACACGAATCAGGCGCATTAGCTAAGCTACTCCAAGTTTTTACCTTATTTGACTGTAATATGGAATCACTTAACGCGCGTCCAATTGCTGGTAAACCATTTGCTTACGGGTTCTTTATGGAAGTGGATGTTTCAAAATCTACTGTCCCATTCGAATTATTATGGCAAACCTTAGAACAGGTTTCTGAACACCTTCAAGTATTAGGAAGGTTTGATTCCGCATTAACCAATAAGAAGGGATAG
- a CDS encoding alpha/beta fold hydrolase: MNEHYLETKLGKLRYLQAGEGEAILFLHGNNENADIFSGIFDAFTENYAVYALDTRGHGKSDFAVELLTFQQIAEDIVCLMDANQLKSVHIIGFSDGGNIGLYLAAHYPKRVTSLTIMGANYDQTALVEPLYSELLEELKQLRQLAPSEEQKRKESILRLMLDQLALEESDLKAISCPVLVMAGELDVIPLSHTKQMATLIPNADLTIVPNGQHDFFIAQPSALIDSVINFYNQMRNK; the protein is encoded by the coding sequence ATGAATGAACACTACCTTGAAACAAAGCTAGGTAAATTACGTTACCTACAAGCTGGCGAAGGGGAGGCCATCCTCTTTCTACATGGTAACAATGAGAATGCTGATATTTTTTCAGGTATTTTTGACGCCTTTACCGAGAATTACGCGGTTTATGCGCTCGACACAAGAGGTCATGGCAAATCAGACTTTGCTGTTGAGTTGTTGACTTTTCAACAAATTGCAGAAGATATTGTCTGTTTAATGGATGCTAATCAGTTGAAATCCGTTCATATCATTGGATTTAGCGATGGTGGTAATATTGGTCTCTATTTAGCAGCCCATTATCCAAAGCGTGTAACGTCACTAACCATTATGGGAGCTAACTATGATCAAACCGCATTAGTTGAACCTTTATACAGTGAATTGTTGGAAGAGTTAAAGCAGTTAAGACAGCTAGCGCCATCTGAAGAGCAAAAAAGAAAAGAGAGCATCTTGCGATTAATGTTAGACCAACTAGCCTTAGAAGAGTCTGATTTAAAAGCGATTAGTTGCCCTGTTTTAGTGATGGCGGGGGAGTTAGATGTTATTCCGCTCAGTCATACGAAACAAATGGCGACTCTGATACCAAATGCAGATTTGACGATTGTTCCCAATGGTCAACATGACTTTTTTATTGCACAGCCGAGTGCTCTAATTGACTCAGTGATAAACTTTTACAATCAGATGAGAAATAAATGA
- a CDS encoding uracil-DNA glycosylase, with protein sequence MKQIIHNDWQNLLEEEFQSAYYQQLRNFLKEEYQTQTIYPEMDHIWEAFERTPYQAVKVVILGQDPYHGPNQAHGLSFSVQKGVAIPPSLRNIYKELASDLGIKAANHGDLRKWADQGVFLLNTVLTVRQGQAYSHRGKGWEMLTDAVIRALNKRQEPVIFVLWGNASIAKTALIDSEKHIILTAPHPSPLSAHRGFFGTKPFSKINEELIKRGKTPIDWQLEDNLDE encoded by the coding sequence ATGAAACAAATCATTCATAATGATTGGCAAAATCTCCTAGAAGAGGAATTTCAGTCCGCCTACTACCAACAGTTGCGGAACTTTTTAAAAGAAGAATATCAAACGCAAACCATCTATCCAGAGATGGACCACATTTGGGAAGCTTTTGAACGGACCCCTTACCAAGCAGTGAAAGTGGTCATTTTAGGGCAGGATCCATATCATGGACCTAACCAAGCTCATGGGCTAAGCTTCTCTGTTCAAAAAGGTGTCGCTATACCACCATCATTGAGAAATATATATAAGGAATTAGCATCTGATTTAGGAATCAAAGCTGCCAACCATGGCGACTTGAGAAAATGGGCAGATCAAGGTGTCTTCCTACTCAATACCGTTCTCACTGTTCGACAAGGTCAAGCTTATTCCCACCGCGGTAAAGGTTGGGAGATGCTGACGGATGCGGTTATTCGTGCACTTAACAAGCGGCAAGAACCGGTTATTTTTGTCTTATGGGGAAATGCCTCGATTGCTAAGACAGCCTTAATTGATAGTGAAAAACACATTATTTTAACGGCACCCCATCCGAGTCCCTTGTCTGCTCATCGTGGGTTTTTTGGAACAAAACCTTTCTCAAAAATAAATGAAGAATTAATAAAACGAGGAAAGACACCAATCGATTGGCAGCTTGAGGATAATCTAGATGAATGA
- a CDS encoding Cof-type HAD-IIB family hydrolase has protein sequence MIELIVSDMDGTLLNNKLAVSDTNREAIEYAERKGIKFMVATGRGYTEAVPALKEAGISCPMITVNGGQLFDEAGNLIANIGIDKARIRRILDFVRSKGLYAEIVTTKGVFSDDKVGRIETMTTLLQTTNPDTTFKMALVLALSRLELLNIHYVNHFDEVLDDDSSQILKVLVFSNIGQPELQVIREEFETDEELIITSSFFNNIEINHVEAQKGIAVERFAKEMGISMENVMTIGDNFNDASMLKNAGVSFAMGNAEEGVKAIAKYVTSTNNENGVADAIFRAINEKL, from the coding sequence GTGATTGAATTAATTGTTTCAGATATGGATGGTACCTTATTAAATAATAAATTAGCTGTTTCTGATACCAATCGTGAAGCGATTGAATATGCAGAACGTAAAGGCATTAAGTTTATGGTTGCAACTGGACGTGGGTATACAGAAGCCGTTCCTGCCTTAAAAGAAGCAGGTATTTCTTGTCCTATGATTACCGTTAATGGCGGCCAACTCTTCGATGAAGCGGGTAACTTGATCGCTAATATTGGGATTGATAAAGCACGGATTCGCCGTATCCTTGATTTTGTGAGATCAAAAGGATTATATGCCGAAATCGTTACGACAAAAGGTGTCTTTTCAGATGATAAGGTCGGTCGTATCGAAACGATGACAACCTTATTACAAACAACTAATCCTGATACAACCTTTAAAATGGCACTTGTCTTAGCTCTAAGTCGTCTGGAATTATTGAATATTCATTACGTGAATCATTTTGATGAGGTTTTAGATGACGATAGTTCTCAAATATTAAAAGTGTTAGTCTTTAGTAATATCGGACAACCCGAATTGCAAGTCATTCGAGAAGAATTTGAAACAGATGAGGAACTGATTATTACCTCTTCTTTCTTTAACAATATTGAAATTAACCATGTTGAAGCACAAAAAGGAATTGCGGTTGAACGCTTCGCTAAAGAAATGGGTATTTCAATGGAAAATGTGATGACAATTGGTGATAACTTTAACGATGCATCTATGCTTAAAAATGCAGGTGTCAGCTTTGCGATGGGAAATGCTGAAGAAGGCGTTAAAGCGATTGCCAAATATGTGACATCAACCAATAATGAGAATGGCGTAGCTGATGCTATTTTCAGAGCAATTAACGAAAAATTATAA
- a CDS encoding YvrJ family protein encodes MDQYMELISNTGFPIVISLYLLSRMEKKLDSLVNAIDKLCESYTTANKR; translated from the coding sequence ATGGACCAATACATGGAATTAATTAGCAATACGGGCTTTCCAATCGTTATTTCTCTCTACTTATTAAGTAGAATGGAGAAAAAATTGGATTCTCTCGTTAATGCGATTGATAAGCTGTGCGAGTCTTACACGACAGCGAATAAGCGTTAA
- a CDS encoding amino acid ABC transporter ATP-binding protein, whose translation MADAKVLVQDLKKSFGDNEVLKGIDMTITEGEVVCIIGPSGSGKSTFLRCLNGLEEISGGAVLVDNVDITNPKTDINKVREEIGMVFQHFNLFPHLTVAENITLAPVELKRMSKEEAKKKALELLQTVGLVEKADVFPNSLSGGQKQRVAIARALAMNPDIMLFDEPTSALDPEMVGEVLEVMKQLAKDGMTMVVVTHEMGFAREVGDRVIFMDGGYIVEEGTPVDVFQNPQHLRTQDFLNKVL comes from the coding sequence ATGGCAGACGCAAAAGTTCTGGTTCAAGATTTAAAAAAGAGTTTCGGAGATAATGAAGTATTAAAAGGTATTGATATGACAATTACAGAAGGTGAAGTCGTTTGTATTATTGGTCCTTCTGGTTCTGGGAAAAGTACATTCCTCCGTTGTTTAAATGGTTTGGAAGAAATCTCTGGTGGAGCAGTTCTCGTCGATAATGTTGACATTACCAATCCTAAAACAGATATTAATAAAGTTCGAGAAGAGATTGGTATGGTTTTCCAACATTTTAATCTTTTCCCTCACTTAACGGTAGCTGAAAATATTACACTTGCTCCTGTTGAATTAAAACGAATGTCTAAAGAAGAAGCAAAGAAAAAAGCTTTGGAATTATTGCAAACAGTTGGCTTAGTCGAAAAAGCAGATGTTTTCCCTAATTCACTATCAGGTGGACAAAAACAACGTGTCGCTATTGCACGTGCTCTTGCTATGAATCCTGATATTATGCTGTTTGATGAACCAACATCAGCACTAGACCCTGAAATGGTTGGGGAAGTTTTAGAAGTTATGAAGCAGCTTGCTAAAGATGGGATGACAATGGTTGTCGTTACCCATGAGATGGGCTTTGCCCGCGAAGTTGGTGACCGGGTGATTTTTATGGATGGTGGTTATATCGTTGAAGAAGGTACACCAGTTGATGTCTTCCAAAATCCGCAGCATCTACGTACTCAAGATTTCTTAAATAAAGTGCTATAA
- a CDS encoding 3D domain-containing protein produces the protein MSKSRKLGKVLLASLAGQLLLATPIHASTLEQLNAQEQKKTEEIQALQGDISTMLMSINERKSELDSLNLEVAEIETQQEKTLEEIDKQKEVIAARKNQLKERLVALQTSPSSDNRILMLLKSDNFSDFLAKFILIGQLQAADNERIELAIEEEKKMIALENRLAQEVADGKAKAELARIETDSLHTELEELQTVLSNNELVLQEILTDKTTEENRLAEVARQEKEAAEKAEADRIAAEEAAKQAEIHAQEEAERAVLAAQAKAEERARAEEAAAKESVNKTPVQTTNPTEKEDTIAETPTPSTDGKTLTVVATAYSRNEPYLTNFTRTGIDLRVNPMVIAVDPSVVPLGSIVEVPGYGIAIAGDTGSAIIGNKIDLHMEDLQACYDFGRQTLTIKILN, from the coding sequence GTGAGTAAAAGTCGTAAGCTCGGAAAAGTTCTTCTTGCTAGTTTAGCAGGACAACTGTTGTTAGCAACACCGATTCATGCGTCAACATTAGAGCAGTTGAATGCGCAAGAACAAAAGAAAACGGAAGAAATTCAAGCATTACAAGGCGATATTAGCACGATGCTGATGTCGATTAATGAGCGAAAATCTGAACTAGACAGCTTAAATCTTGAAGTAGCAGAGATAGAAACCCAGCAAGAAAAAACATTAGAAGAAATTGACAAGCAAAAAGAAGTCATAGCAGCTCGGAAAAATCAATTGAAAGAACGATTAGTCGCTTTACAAACAAGCCCATCTTCTGACAACCGTATTTTAATGTTGCTAAAGTCAGATAACTTTTCAGACTTTTTAGCTAAGTTTATTCTAATTGGCCAACTTCAAGCAGCTGATAACGAACGAATCGAATTAGCCATAGAAGAAGAAAAGAAAATGATTGCTTTGGAAAATCGTCTCGCTCAAGAAGTTGCAGATGGAAAAGCCAAGGCTGAATTGGCTCGTATCGAAACGGACTCTCTTCATACTGAATTGGAAGAACTTCAGACCGTTTTATCTAATAATGAGCTTGTCTTGCAAGAAATTTTAACTGATAAAACAACCGAAGAAAATCGTCTAGCTGAAGTGGCCCGTCAAGAAAAAGAAGCAGCTGAGAAAGCAGAAGCTGATCGCATCGCTGCTGAAGAAGCTGCCAAACAAGCTGAAATTCATGCACAAGAAGAAGCAGAACGCGCTGTATTAGCTGCTCAAGCTAAAGCAGAAGAACGGGCAAGAGCTGAAGAAGCTGCAGCTAAAGAATCGGTAAACAAGACGCCTGTTCAAACAACTAATCCTACTGAAAAAGAGGACACGATTGCAGAAACCCCAACTCCAAGTACAGATGGAAAGACCTTAACAGTTGTCGCAACTGCCTATTCTCGTAATGAGCCATACTTAACCAATTTTACGCGTACAGGTATTGACTTAAGAGTGAATCCAATGGTTATTGCTGTTGACCCAAGTGTTGTTCCTCTAGGGTCAATTGTTGAAGTACCAGGATACGGAATTGCTATTGCAGGAGATACCGGATCAGCAATCATTGGAAATAAAATTGACCTTCATATGGAAGACTTACAAGCTTGCTATGACTTTGGTCGTCAAACATTAACAATTAAAATATTGAACTAA
- a CDS encoding nucleoside 2-deoxyribosyltransferase produces the protein MSKKAYYAAPLFSEMELQYNRYLTDLIKKEFSDLDIYIPQDQGDINDKNAYADSIMIAKYDTDALLASDIMIAVLDGATIDVGVATEIGVAYQAGIPVIGLYTDSRQQGATNPQKLEALQTIAESQFSYANLYTIGLIKTNGIVVGNSTDLLKEIHRYLN, from the coding sequence ATGTCTAAAAAAGCTTATTATGCAGCCCCTCTTTTTTCAGAAATGGAACTGCAATACAACCGTTATTTAACCGATTTAATAAAAAAAGAATTCTCAGATTTAGATATTTATATCCCTCAAGATCAAGGCGATATCAACGATAAAAATGCCTACGCTGATTCAATAATGATTGCAAAATATGATACAGATGCCCTTCTTGCTTCTGATATTATGATTGCTGTTTTAGATGGCGCAACAATTGATGTTGGTGTTGCAACTGAAATTGGTGTTGCTTATCAAGCAGGTATTCCCGTTATCGGCTTGTACACGGATTCTCGCCAACAAGGAGCAACTAATCCTCAAAAATTAGAAGCGCTACAAACGATTGCCGAGTCACAATTTTCATACGCAAACTTGTATACAATCGGTCTTATCAAAACAAATGGTATAGTTGTCGGCAACTCAACAGACCTACTCAAAGAAATTCATCGTTATCTAAACTAA
- a CDS encoding Ppx/GppA family phosphatase, which yields MNSEMISLIDIGSNTIRLVIFEIGEDYRLYELQNIKTPARLSQYLNEDKVMSQDGIDVLVNVLDNFYDVSKRYKVSKLMPMATAAIRQAANQADILKQVKKKVGIQIQIIPEEKEAFYGSYAVARTTQTKNSVTVDIGGGSTEITLFENKKVINYHSFPFGVVTLKQLFFSDKDHNNDKAIVKMTQFVKEQFKSLKWLKKCQLPITAIGGSARSIANVHQRTVDYPLGGVHGYQMSANDLNDTLELFKSLTIPELQNLDGLSQDRADIIIPANVVFKSLFEEVKAPVFIFSNKGLREGIIMDYINEKTDQTAFSTQNVANQSIYRLGLAYHTQDHVADYRGFLVSALYEELCKQNIFEKDGQIARLLQYGSYLYYMGEYIENSAGSQHTFYIISNSELDGVSHQDRVVISLLASYKNKSLFNQYIKPFHHWFNVSYIDHIRHLGGVIKFANALNDSHMSVIKKISLVKTKDGYDLQLFHNGPVIAERYRASRQKKHLDRLLRKDLNLSFIELP from the coding sequence ATGAATTCAGAAATGATTAGTTTAATTGATATCGGATCAAATACGATTCGCTTGGTTATCTTTGAAATTGGGGAAGATTACCGTCTATATGAACTGCAGAATATCAAAACCCCTGCTCGTCTCTCACAATACCTCAACGAGGATAAAGTGATGTCTCAGGACGGTATTGATGTTTTAGTCAATGTTCTTGATAATTTTTACGACGTTTCGAAGCGTTATAAGGTTTCAAAACTGATGCCAATGGCGACGGCTGCCATTCGTCAAGCCGCTAATCAAGCCGACATTTTGAAGCAGGTCAAAAAGAAAGTTGGCATTCAGATACAGATCATTCCTGAAGAAAAAGAAGCTTTTTATGGTAGTTACGCTGTGGCCCGTACCACCCAAACAAAAAACAGTGTTACCGTTGATATTGGAGGGGGAAGTACGGAAATTACCCTTTTCGAAAATAAAAAAGTCATTAACTACCATAGTTTTCCCTTTGGCGTCGTGACCTTGAAGCAACTCTTTTTTTCCGACAAAGACCACAACAATGACAAGGCCATTGTGAAAATGACTCAGTTCGTTAAAGAGCAATTCAAATCTTTAAAATGGCTAAAAAAATGTCAACTTCCGATAACTGCAATAGGTGGATCTGCTAGAAGCATTGCCAATGTTCATCAGAGAACTGTCGACTATCCGCTAGGTGGTGTACACGGTTATCAAATGTCAGCTAATGATTTAAATGATACCTTAGAACTCTTCAAATCATTAACAATTCCTGAATTGCAAAATCTAGACGGGCTCAGCCAAGATCGTGCTGATATTATTATTCCAGCCAACGTTGTTTTTAAGAGCTTGTTTGAAGAGGTGAAGGCACCCGTCTTTATCTTTAGCAATAAGGGGCTTCGCGAAGGAATCATTATGGATTATATTAATGAAAAAACTGATCAAACGGCCTTTTCTACTCAAAATGTAGCTAACCAAAGTATTTACAGACTTGGGCTTGCTTACCATACTCAAGATCATGTTGCTGACTACAGAGGTTTTTTAGTTAGTGCGCTCTATGAGGAACTTTGTAAGCAGAATATTTTTGAAAAAGATGGCCAAATCGCACGTCTTTTACAGTATGGCAGCTACCTATATTATATGGGGGAATACATTGAAAATAGCGCTGGATCTCAGCATACCTTTTATATTATTTCCAATAGTGAATTAGATGGCGTATCTCATCAAGACCGTGTCGTTATTAGTTTGCTAGCTAGCTATAAAAACAAATCTCTTTTCAATCAATATATTAAGCCATTTCATCATTGGTTTAATGTCAGCTACATCGACCATATCCGCCATTTAGGTGGTGTCATTAAATTTGCTAATGCCTTGAACGATTCGCATATGTCTGTGATTAAAAAAATATCCTTAGTTAAAACGAAGGATGGATACGACTTACAACTCTTCCATAACGGTCCTGTTATCGCTGAACGGTACCGCGCATCTCGACAAAAAAAACATTTAGATCGCTTATTGAGAAAAGATTTAAACCTATCATTTATTGAATTACCCTAA
- a CDS encoding RNA degradosome polyphosphate kinase, with protein sequence MTQETLINLASPDFYFNRELSWLDFNRRVILEARDSHNPLLERMNFLAIGSSNLDEFFMVRVAGLQDQLKFGFDQPDSKTLMTSDQQLNAISEKNRKNVALQYDSYESLREEACQYQLQFVSIEDLTEDEYTEVNHYYYESLLPILTPLRIDAYHPFPHLNNKMLHLFVRLKQGKNGQNAVIPIPTLTSRYYVIQNGDQRKFVFLEDIIANYLYTLFPGIEIVDYFVFRITRNADLDINEDGAEDLLLVIEDFLKQRKNGSAVRLEVDHRHSKTDVSESIQFLMDELELKERDYYSINGPLDLTFIFQISSMLKADFPELAYQPFQPTIPTELKDNDLFEVIEKQDVFLHHPYDSFDPVIAFINEAADDKDTWAIKQTLYRVSKDSPIVGALKRAAENGIQVTVLVELKARFDEENNLHWAKELEESGANVLYGMSDLKTHSKIALVVKKKNGKMIRYVHLGTGNYNDQTAKLYEDMGIMTTNQEIGEDATLFFNYLSGYSETPVYKHLYVSPDRIRLSFFNYIEKEIALHKKYQSGRIIAKMNSLTDKKIIMKLYEASQAGVQIDLIIRGICCLRAGIPGVSENIRVRSIVGRFLEHSRIYYFHQNGKRHLFLSSADMMTRNMVDRVEIEFPVLDEAIKDEILSIIDYYLADNVKARELLADGKYDYIRNDQEQIVAQDYFMLLSQPKEAIIEPLEKPLDTLVETAADSSIPVQTFLPLLILASFLLGVILAQVIDLIPLIIATFLAVLVTILVISLKKRPFS encoded by the coding sequence ATGACTCAAGAAACTCTCATTAATCTTGCTTCACCAGATTTTTACTTTAATCGAGAATTGAGCTGGCTCGATTTTAATCGCCGGGTGATTTTAGAAGCGCGTGATTCGCATAATCCCCTCCTAGAACGGATGAATTTCCTAGCCATTGGCAGTTCAAACCTCGACGAATTTTTCATGGTACGTGTTGCTGGTCTCCAAGATCAATTGAAATTTGGCTTTGATCAGCCAGACTCTAAAACATTGATGACATCAGACCAACAACTCAATGCCATCTCAGAAAAGAACCGAAAAAATGTCGCCCTTCAATACGACAGCTACGAATCATTGCGAGAAGAAGCCTGTCAGTATCAGCTTCAATTTGTTTCCATTGAGGACTTAACTGAAGATGAGTACACGGAAGTGAATCACTACTACTATGAGTCGCTCTTGCCTATTTTAACACCACTAAGAATTGATGCTTACCACCCCTTCCCGCATTTAAATAATAAGATGCTGCATCTCTTTGTACGGTTGAAGCAAGGTAAGAACGGGCAAAATGCCGTTATTCCTATACCGACACTGACTAGCCGTTACTACGTGATTCAAAACGGTGACCAACGAAAGTTTGTTTTTCTCGAAGATATTATCGCTAACTATTTGTATACGCTCTTTCCCGGTATCGAAATCGTTGATTATTTTGTTTTTCGTATCACTCGAAATGCAGATTTAGATATTAATGAAGATGGCGCCGAAGATTTATTATTAGTCATTGAAGATTTTTTAAAGCAACGTAAAAATGGATCAGCTGTCCGACTAGAAGTTGATCACCGTCATTCTAAAACAGATGTTTCTGAGAGTATTCAGTTTCTAATGGACGAACTAGAATTAAAAGAACGTGACTATTATTCAATCAATGGTCCACTCGACTTAACCTTTATTTTCCAAATCAGTAGCATGTTGAAGGCAGATTTCCCCGAGCTAGCTTATCAGCCCTTCCAACCGACTATACCTACTGAATTAAAGGATAACGATTTATTCGAGGTCATTGAGAAACAAGATGTCTTCCTACACCACCCCTATGATTCCTTTGACCCAGTCATTGCCTTTATTAATGAGGCAGCCGACGACAAGGATACTTGGGCGATTAAACAAACACTCTATCGCGTCTCCAAAGATTCACCTATTGTCGGTGCGCTTAAGCGAGCTGCTGAAAACGGTATTCAAGTGACTGTTCTCGTTGAATTGAAGGCTCGTTTTGACGAAGAAAATAACCTCCACTGGGCTAAAGAATTAGAAGAATCTGGCGCCAACGTTCTTTATGGTATGTCTGATTTAAAAACGCATAGTAAAATCGCTCTTGTCGTTAAAAAGAAAAATGGGAAAATGATTCGTTATGTTCATCTTGGAACTGGAAACTATAATGACCAAACCGCTAAACTTTATGAGGATATGGGTATTATGACAACTAACCAAGAAATTGGTGAAGATGCCACACTCTTTTTTAATTACTTAAGTGGCTATTCAGAAACACCTGTTTACAAGCATCTCTATGTTTCGCCTGACCGGATTCGCTTATCCTTTTTCAATTACATTGAAAAAGAAATTGCCCTTCATAAAAAATATCAAAGCGGTCGTATTATTGCCAAAATGAATTCATTGACTGATAAAAAGATTATTATGAAACTTTATGAAGCTAGCCAAGCTGGTGTTCAAATTGATCTAATTATTCGAGGTATTTGTTGCTTAAGAGCCGGCATTCCAGGGGTAAGTGAGAATATTCGGGTGAGAAGTATTGTTGGTCGCTTTTTAGAACACAGTCGCATTTACTATTTCCATCAAAATGGCAAACGGCATCTCTTTTTGTCATCCGCTGATATGATGACGCGTAATATGGTTGACCGTGTTGAAATTGAATTTCCTGTTTTAGATGAAGCAATCAAGGATGAAATTTTGTCGATTATTGATTATTATTTGGCAGATAATGTCAAAGCGAGAGAACTACTAGCAGATGGCAAATATGACTATATTAGAAATGACCAGGAACAAATAGTCGCTCAAGATTACTTTATGCTCCTATCCCAACCAAAAGAGGCTATTATCGAGCCATTAGAAAAACCATTGGATACGCTAGTGGAAACAGCAGCTGACTCTTCTATTCCGGTTCAAACATTTCTACCATTACTAATATTAGCAAGCTTTCTACTGGGTGTTATTTTAGCCCAAGTGATTGATTTAATCCCACTCATTATCGCAACCTTTCTTGCTGTTTTAGTTACCATTCTTGTTATAAGCTTAAAAAAACGCCCATTCAGTTAA